The Bdellovibrionales bacterium genome contains the following window.
ACGTAGATGGATTGTAAGCACCGCCAGGGCAAGTGTAAGTGTTTGGAGCTAAACTCGTGAACGACTTACTGTTATCAAAGATATCAGCGAACGTAGCAGGGCCACCGCCCAATGGATTGTTCAATGAAGGAGTGCCATACAAAGTTGTTGGATCGTTAGAACCTACTTCGAATGCAAAGTTACCAGCAGAAGTAGACATATCTACTAAGCGTTGTTCCGTATATAACCAACATTTTTGATCAGGGTCCGTGATAGTGATTGTGAAATAAACTTGTGATGCAGTTACAGGTTGATCATTAGAATCAAGAATACGACCAGTATACGTAATACCTGAAGATGGTGCAGCCGCTTGAGTTTGTTGGGTTAACAAAAGCAACGTTAGCGTGAGGATAATCTTGATGTGGTTTATACATCCCGTTGCGATTCGGTTAAGATTCTCTGTAAACGTGCATGTAAGTGTTTTCATGTAATAAATATCGGCAAAGACATGAGATTTCTTGACCGCACGTTAACAAAAAGTCCCAAATTGGACCGAATTTATTTAATTCTCTGCTCCAGAAGGTCGGGGGAATGGGGGGCGGTCTCGATTTTGGACGTGTTCCCATGGTGTCCCAAGAAGAAACTTGGACCACCTCAGAATGAAACTTATTTCACTGTTCCTTGATAGATGTAAGCGATGCCCCCGGTGAGTCCTGTAAAAGACATTTCACTAAAGTCACCGGTCTGCTTCATCAAATTGAGAAACTCTTCGCGACACGGAAAAGCCGCTGAAGATTTTTGGAGGTACTCATAGGCTTCGCCCTGACCTGTGACCAGGCCGCCAATTTTTGGAAGGATTTTTTCAGAATAGAAATTGTACAGAGGCCCGAATACAGGCATTTGCACCTGACCGAACTCAAGAACCATCACACGGCCGCCGGGTTTCACCACGCGAGCCATTTCTTTCAAACCTTTCACTGGATCACCGACATTGCGGATGCCGAATGAAATGCTGGAAATATCAAAGCTGTTATCCGCGTATTGAAGTTGCGTGACATCGGCTTGTTCAAAGCGAATATCTAAGCCACGAGCCGCTGCTTTTGCAGGCGCCGGGATCAACATCTCCGCACAGAAATCAGTGCCTACAACCGAGCCTGAAGCTCCTACGGCCTTTTTGAACTCAATCGCCAGATCCCCAGTGCCCGTAGCACAATCCAAAACCGCCTGACCTGCACTCGCACCGCTCAACTTCACGAGCTTTTTGCGCCACAAGTGGTGGATGCCCATCGACAAGACGTTATTGCCTTTATCGTAGTTCGCCGCAACTTTGCTGAACATGCTGCGGATGACTTCTGGGTTTGGAGAGTGTTTTTGTTGCACGGGTGATTCCTTAAACGAAAGAAGCTTTTTGAAGGGGACGATCAAGAGCGCCAAGCACTCTTTCGATCTTACTCATCATCGTCGTGAAATCATCGAAAGTCAGAGCTTGAGGTCCGTCAGACAGAGCCTCTGCCGGACGAGGATGAACTTCGACGATGATACCATCGGCACCCGAAGCCGCCGCTGCAATCGCGAGGTCCGGAACCAAGGCACGAATTCCTACTGCATGAGAAGGATCCACGATCACTGGAAAGTGCGTGTTCTTTTTCACGTAGACAACAGCATTCAAATCCAAAGTGTTGCGAGTCGCCGTCTCAAAAGTACGGATACCGCGTTCACACAAGATCACGTTCGGATTACCACCAGCGGTGATGTACTCAGCTGCTTTAATCCACTCGTCGACCAAAGAGGCAAAACCGCGCTTCAAAAGAATCGGCTTATTGGTGCGGCCGAGCTCTTTCAACAAAGAGTAGTTGTGCATATTGCGAGAACCGACTTGGAACATGTCGACAACGTCAGCAACCTCTTCGATTTGACGAGGATCAGTCACTTCAGACACGAGGCCCATTTGCGTTTCACGGCAAACAGACTTGATAAAATCAAACGAGGATTCGCCCAAGCCCTGGAAGGTTTTCGCAGAGGTGCGCATTTTCCAGATGCCGCCACGGAGCATGCACGCTCCTTGAGCTTTGACAGCTTTCGCCGTTTCTAAAAACTGTGCGTGGCTTTCGATAGAGCATGGGCCAGCCAACACAGAGAATTGCGGCCCCCCCACTTCAATAGTCCCATAAGCCGTCTTGATCTTGACGATTTGGGTTGAGGGAGTTGTTTGCATACTTTCAATTTCCATATTACGAACTTCTTTTAACCAGTTAAGGTACTTAAGTTAAGC
Protein-coding sequences here:
- the ubiE gene encoding bifunctional demethylmenaquinone methyltransferase/2-methoxy-6-polyprenyl-1,4-benzoquinol methylase UbiE, with product MQQKHSPNPEVIRSMFSKVAANYDKGNNVLSMGIHHLWRKKLVKLSGASAGQAVLDCATGTGDLAIEFKKAVGASGSVVGTDFCAEMLIPAPAKAAARGLDIRFEQADVTQLQYADNSFDISSISFGIRNVGDPVKGLKEMARVVKPGGRVMVLEFGQVQMPVFGPLYNFYSEKILPKIGGLVTGQGEAYEYLQKSSAAFPCREEFLNLMKQTGDFSEMSFTGLTGGIAYIYQGTVK
- the aroF gene encoding 3-deoxy-7-phosphoheptulonate synthase, with translation MEIESMQTTPSTQIVKIKTAYGTIEVGGPQFSVLAGPCSIESHAQFLETAKAVKAQGACMLRGGIWKMRTSAKTFQGLGESSFDFIKSVCRETQMGLVSEVTDPRQIEEVADVVDMFQVGSRNMHNYSLLKELGRTNKPILLKRGFASLVDEWIKAAEYITAGGNPNVILCERGIRTFETATRNTLDLNAVVYVKKNTHFPVIVDPSHAVGIRALVPDLAIAAAASGADGIIVEVHPRPAEALSDGPQALTFDDFTTMMSKIERVLGALDRPLQKASFV